The Sinomicrobium kalidii genome contains a region encoding:
- a CDS encoding alpha-L-fucosidase has translation MISYKNVLLAMCTSLIFGFTGKAQEDNLHHRSATYEPPKDPLVIKKLEKWQDQKFGMIIHWGIYAVPGIIESWSICSEDWIERDSTIAYNDYKKWYWGQSKKFNPVNFNPEQWADAADAAGMKYLVFTTKHHDGFNMFDTQQTDFKISNGPFADNPRADVAKYVFEAFRKKGFMIGAYFSKPDWHSEYYWWPKYATATRNNNYDIRKNPWRWNKFKEFTYNQISELMHNYGSMDILWLDGGWVRPRETVNDEVLSWGAPIPEWSQDIDMPKIAAMARKAQPGILMVDRTVHGPYENYQTPEQRIPEKKIDNPWESCMTLGNAWSYVPGDTFKSTAKVIHSLAEVVAKGGSLLLGVGPKPDGTLSEKVVSRLEDIGTWMSENGEAIYNTRTVDHYNDGNTYFTRNPEKRKTYAIVCLPENKTAPATVEWEGNLPKKGSRVKLLQTGKNVKWEKTGNGVKVFLPASLQESKDIPALAFSFRTK, from the coding sequence ATGATATCGTATAAAAATGTCCTCCTGGCAATGTGTACGAGCCTTATTTTTGGCTTTACCGGAAAAGCACAGGAAGACAACCTGCATCACCGGTCTGCCACTTACGAGCCGCCTAAAGACCCATTGGTCATAAAAAAACTGGAGAAGTGGCAGGACCAGAAATTCGGGATGATCATCCACTGGGGTATCTATGCCGTTCCCGGTATTATCGAATCCTGGTCCATTTGTTCCGAAGACTGGATAGAACGGGATAGTACCATAGCTTACAACGACTATAAAAAATGGTACTGGGGACAGAGCAAAAAGTTCAACCCTGTAAATTTCAACCCCGAGCAATGGGCCGATGCCGCCGATGCCGCCGGAATGAAATATCTCGTATTTACCACCAAACATCACGACGGTTTTAACATGTTCGACACCCAACAGACCGACTTCAAGATATCCAACGGTCCGTTTGCCGATAACCCGCGTGCTGACGTTGCCAAATACGTTTTCGAGGCCTTCCGCAAAAAAGGGTTTATGATCGGTGCTTATTTCTCCAAGCCCGACTGGCATTCCGAATATTACTGGTGGCCCAAATACGCCACGGCAACCCGGAACAACAATTACGACATCCGCAAAAACCCCTGGCGGTGGAACAAGTTCAAGGAATTCACCTATAACCAGATCTCCGAACTGATGCACAATTACGGCAGTATGGACATCCTGTGGCTGGACGGTGGCTGGGTTCGTCCCCGCGAGACCGTCAATGACGAGGTCCTTTCCTGGGGAGCACCCATCCCGGAGTGGAGCCAAGATATTGACATGCCCAAAATAGCCGCTATGGCACGAAAAGCTCAGCCCGGTATTCTCATGGTAGACCGTACCGTGCACGGCCCCTATGAAAATTACCAGACACCGGAACAGAGAATCCCGGAAAAAAAGATCGATAATCCCTGGGAAAGCTGCATGACGCTCGGAAATGCCTGGAGCTACGTCCCCGGCGATACCTTCAAGTCTACCGCAAAAGTAATCCATTCCCTTGCCGAAGTTGTGGCCAAGGGAGGCAGCCTCCTCCTCGGCGTGGGCCCCAAACCAGACGGGACCCTCTCTGAAAAAGTTGTATCCCGCCTGGAAGACATAGGAACCTGGATGTCTGAAAACGGTGAAGCCATATACAATACCCGTACTGTGGATCATTATAATGACGGCAACACCTATTTCACCCGGAACCCGGAAAAGAGAAAGACCTATGCCATTGTTTGTCTTCCGGAAAACAAAACAGCTCCCGCAACCGTGGAATGGGAAGGTAACCTTCCGAAAAAAGGCAGCAGGGTTAAGCTGTTACAAACCGGGAAAAATGTAAAATGGGAGAAAACAGGGAATGGAGTTAAGGTATTTTTACCTGCATCCTTACAGGAAAGCAAGGATATTCCCGCCCTGGCATTTTCTTTCAGAACCAAATAG